One window from the genome of Salvia splendens isolate huo1 chromosome 9, SspV2, whole genome shotgun sequence encodes:
- the LOC121749396 gene encoding uncharacterized protein LOC121749396 — protein MDIPEHMSSRREGSAAPHNSLTAEASHTHVASSGDSQPIHRDVEQEVQGLEMRPMGRNFKELRKMGAVDFVGTTDPAEAEIWLKRTERVFKQMGCIAEERFDYAVSLLQGDAYYWWETVPQAMIHPPVLSWDEFLREFSDKYMPSVYRDEKQREFLSLKQGSMSVADYEVKFTHLSRYASALLPTEQDKCRRFEEGLIYEIRSKITPSDLRTYNDLHAVAIRAERLVKERHVYIQRQKRGPQEYRGESSSSI, from the coding sequence ATGGATATTCCTGAACATATGTCGTCGAGGAGAGAAGGGTCAGCCGCCCCGCATAATTCATTAACTGCAGAAGCATCTCATACACATGTTGCATCATCTGGGGATAGCCAGCCAATACATAGAGATGTTGAACAAGAAGTACAGGGGCTAGAAATGAGACCAATGGGTAGAAATTTTAAAGAACTACGAAAGATGGGAGCCGTTGACTTTGTTGGGACTACTGATCCTGCCGAGGCTgagatatggttgaagaggaCAGAGCGCGTGTTTAAACAGATGGGTTGCATTGCAGAAGAACGTTTTGATTACGCAGTGTCTCTTCTTCAGGGCGATGCTTACTATTGGTGGGAGACTGTCCCACAAGCTATGATACATCCTCCAGTACTCAGTTGGGATGAATTTTTGAGAGAGTTTAGTGATAAGTATATGCCATCAGTGTATCGTGATGAGAAGCAAAGAGAGTTTTTGTCCCTTAAACAAGGATCTATGTCAGTTGCAGATTATGAAGTGAAGTTTACTCACCTTTCTCGTTATGCATCGGCATTGCTACCTACAGAACAAGATAAGTGCAGACGTTTTGAAGAAGGATTGATATATGAGATAAGAAGCAAAATCACACCTTCAGACCTTCGTACTTATAATGATCTACATGCAGTGGCTATACGAGCAGAGAGACTAGTGAAAGAAAGACATGTGTATATTCAAAGACAAAAGAGGGGACCACAAGAGTATAGGGGTGAATCAAGCTCGAGCATTTAA